The Kroppenstedtia pulmonis genome has a segment encoding these proteins:
- a CDS encoding S-Ena type endospore appendage gives MCGSCNGIDACCPSAQLFQEKVCGNFSGPLGDSVVWSVGDVTDYVQGTVEIFLSSGTLAANSSIITQATGGEVLFP, from the coding sequence ATGTGTGGTTCGTGTAATGGAATAGATGCTTGTTGTCCTTCGGCTCAACTCTTTCAAGAGAAAGTCTGTGGTAATTTTTCCGGACCGTTAGGTGACTCTGTTGTCTGGTCAGTAGGAGATGTTACTGACTATGTTCAAGGAACTGTTGAAATATTTCTTTCTTCGGGAACTTTAGCTGCAAATTCATCTATTATTACTCAAGCTACCGGTGGTGAGGTATTGTTTCCATAA
- a CDS encoding S-Ena type endospore appendage, with the protein MYECKVRNRNTRNRRLKKRKIKCKGPQHRKCMHKFRKKPAKKQKGTPVSHKLCGNILLNDQHTLEIMEIWKKRIKQDATLTLSVFNSTGSTAPLQVLVNRKEEKSDTFTVPPGNTLSTTVCNVDSIRVFRIDKGKVEGKFCLDIVFPFSAKKQIRSHSIRFSQEELAGV; encoded by the coding sequence TTGTATGAGTGTAAAGTACGCAACCGAAACACGCGCAATCGTAGACTAAAAAAACGAAAAATAAAATGTAAAGGCCCACAGCATAGAAAATGCATGCACAAATTTAGAAAAAAGCCAGCTAAGAAACAGAAGGGAACACCAGTATCACATAAACTATGTGGGAACATATTATTAAACGATCAGCATACCCTGGAAATTATGGAAATTTGGAAAAAAAGAATAAAACAGGATGCTACTTTGACCCTATCTGTATTTAACAGCACAGGAAGCACTGCACCCCTGCAGGTGCTTGTTAATCGAAAAGAAGAAAAGTCTGATACATTCACTGTTCCTCCTGGCAATACACTTTCAACAACAGTTTGTAATGTAGACTCGATCAGAGTGTTTCGGATAGATAAAGGAAAAGTGGAAGGGAAGTTTTGTTTAGATATCGTTTTCCCCTTTTCAGCAAAAAAGCAGATAAGAAGTCATTCAATCCGATTTAGCCAAGAAGAACTGGCTGGAGTATAA
- a CDS encoding MazG nucleotide pyrophosphohydrolase domain-containing protein, with amino-acid sequence MNTTTFQKWVEEFYDGRGWSHYDPFIRVGFLMEEVGEVARVVRAIEIGRDRPDEKRMSEDVLKEELTEELGDVLANLIILAEKYDIDLEEIMNHHVQKLTKRFTEEQV; translated from the coding sequence ATGAATACAACGACATTTCAAAAATGGGTAGAAGAATTTTATGACGGCCGCGGGTGGTCTCATTATGATCCATTTATCCGTGTCGGCTTTTTAATGGAAGAAGTCGGGGAAGTTGCCAGAGTTGTTCGGGCAATAGAGATTGGCAGAGACCGGCCGGATGAGAAAAGGATGAGTGAAGATGTGTTAAAGGAAGAATTAACTGAAGAGCTTGGTGATGTGCTGGCAAATCTCATTATTCTCGCTGAAAAATATGATATCGATTTAGAAGAAATCATGAATCATCATGTCCAAAAATTAACGAAAAGATTTACAGAAGAGCAGGTGTAG
- a CDS encoding toxin-antitoxin system HicB family antitoxin, which yields MRKQWKVCVQVPKSLHQRLVVEAAKEGVSLIYDI from the coding sequence ATACGAAAACAGTGGAAAGTTTGTGTACAGGTACCCAAAAGCCTGCATCAACGTCTTGTAGTGGAAGCTGCCAAGGAAGGCGTTTCTCTAATATATGATATATAA
- a CDS encoding acyl-CoA dehydrogenase family protein yields MSSLFVKTKRQQELYREVSQLADRFSESSAHIDKHGIFPTDQINALRNSGYSGLVVPKKYGGEGITVYDMVLLQERLAKGDAAIALCIGWHLGVLADIAEKKRWNEEVFEFIAGETLKGALVNRAATEAQTGSPTRGGRPQTHAVKQNGKWIINGRKTFTTMAPVLDYFLVTAWIEEKQAVGEFLLHKDLKGIKIEETWDMIAMRGTGSHDLILTDVEVDRSMLVEVISKPRSAQVNGWLLHIPACYLGIAGSARDYAVEFANQYSPNSLNGPIKELPHIQSLVGKMELELLQARHFLFSVAEAYCISENRHLLGSELAAVKYTVTNTAISVVDKAMRIVGAKSLHRTNPLQRYYRDVRAGLHNPPMDDATLVKLAHNAFNLTN; encoded by the coding sequence ATGTCTTCCTTATTCGTGAAAACGAAGCGGCAGCAGGAATTATATAGAGAGGTTAGTCAATTGGCTGATCGATTTAGTGAAAGTTCTGCACATATCGATAAACATGGGATTTTCCCGACAGATCAAATCAATGCATTGAGGAATTCAGGATATAGTGGATTAGTTGTCCCGAAAAAGTATGGCGGAGAAGGGATTACTGTATACGATATGGTCTTGCTGCAGGAACGCCTGGCAAAAGGAGATGCTGCGATAGCATTATGCATAGGTTGGCACTTGGGAGTTTTGGCTGATATTGCTGAGAAGAAGCGCTGGAATGAAGAGGTGTTTGAATTTATCGCAGGTGAAACTCTCAAAGGGGCTCTCGTGAACCGTGCGGCAACCGAAGCGCAGACGGGCAGTCCAACAAGAGGGGGGCGTCCACAAACCCATGCGGTGAAGCAAAACGGGAAGTGGATTATAAATGGAAGAAAAACATTTACGACGATGGCTCCTGTTCTGGATTATTTCCTAGTGACAGCATGGATTGAAGAAAAACAGGCTGTTGGGGAATTTCTTCTGCACAAGGATCTTAAAGGAATTAAGATCGAAGAAACATGGGATATGATTGCGATGCGGGGAACAGGAAGCCATGATCTTATATTAACAGACGTGGAAGTTGATCGTTCAATGCTAGTAGAAGTAATATCAAAACCGCGTTCGGCACAAGTAAATGGCTGGCTTTTGCATATCCCCGCTTGTTACTTGGGAATTGCCGGTTCGGCAAGGGATTATGCAGTGGAATTTGCCAATCAGTATTCACCTAACAGCTTAAATGGACCAATTAAAGAATTGCCTCATATACAGAGTCTCGTTGGAAAAATGGAGTTGGAGTTGTTGCAGGCAAGGCATTTTCTTTTCAGTGTTGCAGAAGCGTATTGTATATCCGAAAACAGACATTTGCTCGGGTCTGAATTGGCTGCCGTTAAGTATACAGTAACCAATACAGCGATCTCTGTTGTGGATAAAGCAATGCGTATTGTTGGGGCAAAAAGCTTACATAGAACAAACCCGTTACAGCGATATTACAGGGATGTACGTGCCGGGTTACACAACCCGCCTATGGATGACGCAACGCTAGTAAAGCTGGCTCATAATGCTTTTAATTTAACTAATTAA
- a CDS encoding Mur ligase family protein has protein sequence MGGTLIRGKANYRVQSANLGKPKYLRQNQIYFYSKSRSWDDQLAALRRIRPVAAVIPHHLASHLPKEIAVITHSQVPSAYWRLALWNFKKLPVHVVAITGSAGKSTTTEMVDSILKQSKQVVKTQGNLNTFMF, from the coding sequence ATGGGAGGCACCTTAATTCGCGGAAAAGCAAATTACCGAGTCCAATCGGCCAACTTAGGAAAACCCAAGTACCTTCGGCAAAACCAAATTTACTTTTATTCCAAATCCAGATCCTGGGATGACCAATTGGCGGCATTGAGGCGAATTCGACCTGTTGCGGCTGTAATTCCTCATCACCTTGCTTCTCATTTGCCCAAAGAGATAGCCGTTATCACTCACTCACAAGTTCCCAGTGCTTACTGGCGACTCGCCTTGTGGAACTTTAAAAAGCTACCGGTTCATGTTGTAGCCATTACAGGCAGTGCAGGTAAATCAACCACCACCGAAATGGTGGACTCGATTCTCAAACAAAGCAAGCAAGTCGTAAAAACACAAGGTAATCTAAATACGTTTATGTTTTGA
- a CDS encoding helix-turn-helix transcriptional regulator, whose translation MTHVDVNEIGEIIRKVRKEKGLRLEDLADENISPATISNLERGVPHVKHDKLTYLMEKLNIKINQIPDLIMKEHQKLQHLQFNLFAIESLRDNGYPEEALCKIDELDIDDSNPYIAHIHLLKGKCYNSLGKWKKAERAFFNAIRHMNNNHSDKQSNIEAASFTGLSLCSFFQNNLDQALVYTESGLEAFVEDGERSQYKYVLFQNKAMFLEKQGRPIEALKVVQDSWNFLPKIEQIEVILGFYWLRAELLRHTGLYQDAIHYAKEGLEKARFNHEYCRQFDLWTVLGSTYMALKEWDQAESCFELALKLKDRFPNGEILTSAYARLGILYMYQKKWNEAKDAILKAIQKGEEFNDAPRLAYAFIVMGHYYQKRKEFNEAITYYQRSLDLARNHNYRQKERLALHLLAECLEEIDEQEFQSCVRNMYIAQKNIYHEEGIALEKME comes from the coding sequence ATGACCCATGTAGATGTTAATGAGATTGGCGAAATTATCCGAAAGGTCAGGAAAGAAAAAGGATTGAGATTGGAAGATTTGGCTGATGAAAATATTTCACCTGCTACAATCAGTAATCTTGAACGTGGAGTGCCACACGTCAAACATGATAAACTGACCTACTTAATGGAAAAGCTTAATATAAAGATCAACCAAATTCCTGATCTTATTATGAAGGAGCATCAAAAGTTACAACATCTACAATTTAATTTGTTCGCCATTGAATCATTAAGGGATAACGGCTATCCGGAAGAAGCACTTTGCAAAATTGATGAACTGGATATCGATGATAGCAATCCTTACATAGCTCACATTCATTTGTTGAAAGGTAAATGCTATAACAGTTTAGGTAAATGGAAGAAAGCTGAACGTGCATTTTTTAACGCCATCCGACACATGAATAACAATCATTCCGACAAACAAAGTAATATAGAGGCAGCTAGTTTTACCGGTTTAAGCCTTTGTAGCTTTTTTCAAAATAATCTGGACCAAGCATTGGTATATACCGAGAGTGGCTTAGAAGCATTTGTGGAAGATGGAGAACGTTCTCAATATAAATATGTGTTATTTCAAAATAAGGCAATGTTCTTAGAAAAACAAGGTCGTCCAATCGAAGCCCTCAAAGTGGTTCAAGATTCATGGAACTTCCTCCCCAAAATCGAACAAATAGAAGTCATATTGGGGTTTTACTGGTTACGGGCCGAGCTGTTACGACATACAGGTCTTTATCAGGATGCTATCCATTATGCAAAGGAGGGGCTTGAAAAAGCACGGTTTAATCATGAGTACTGTCGTCAATTTGATCTCTGGACCGTCCTCGGAAGTACATATATGGCACTTAAAGAGTGGGACCAAGCTGAATCCTGTTTTGAGTTAGCGTTAAAGTTAAAAGACCGTTTCCCAAACGGAGAGATTTTAACCAGTGCCTACGCTCGTCTTGGGATATTATACATGTATCAGAAAAAATGGAATGAAGCAAAAGACGCCATACTGAAAGCGATCCAAAAGGGAGAAGAGTTTAATGATGCACCACGATTAGCCTATGCTTTCATAGTCATGGGCCATTATTACCAAAAAAGAAAAGAGTTCAACGAAGCGATTACATACTACCAACGTAGCTTAGATTTAGCACGCAATCATAACTACAGACAAAAAGAACGCCTCGCTCTTCATTTGTTAGCCGAATGTTTAGAAGAAATTGACGAGCAGGAATTTCAGTCATGTGTACGAAATATGTATATAGCACAAAAGAATATCTATCATGAGGAGGGAATAGCCCTTGAAAAAATGGAGTAA
- a CDS encoding putative RNA methyltransferase encodes MNKRIKGAEYLSNFESIFKCPICDSPMNVFELKSLICSNNHTFDFTKQGYINLTTYPVKTRYSKDLFEARRKLIAEDGFFEPLSQAIAEIINKHTAVKKGTISLIDMGCGEGSGVLVATKSYTHKIWAVADLSKTPFKDKQFDVILNILSPSNYKEFNRLLKADGFVVKVVPQSGYLKELREVIFDKPEKQSYSNVDTVERFNENFQLVDRSRLCYTVTLDNPSIQSLVQMTPLSWATTDKQVKSFLEGDSVQITFDLEILIGKK; translated from the coding sequence ATGAACAAGAGAATAAAGGGTGCTGAATATTTAAGTAATTTCGAATCTATTTTTAAGTGTCCTATTTGTGATTCACCAATGAATGTTTTTGAGTTGAAAAGTTTAATCTGCTCAAATAACCATACGTTTGATTTTACCAAGCAAGGATATATTAACTTGACGACTTATCCGGTAAAAACTAGGTACAGCAAGGATCTTTTCGAAGCACGAAGAAAACTTATTGCAGAGGATGGCTTTTTTGAACCACTAAGTCAGGCTATTGCAGAAATCATAAATAAGCATACTGCTGTTAAAAAAGGAACAATATCTTTAATTGATATGGGATGTGGCGAGGGTTCAGGTGTCTTGGTAGCAACTAAGAGTTACACCCATAAGATTTGGGCTGTTGCTGACCTTTCAAAAACACCATTTAAGGATAAGCAGTTTGATGTTATTTTGAACATCTTATCACCTTCAAATTATAAGGAATTTAATAGACTGTTAAAAGCTGATGGTTTTGTGGTTAAAGTTGTTCCCCAGAGTGGCTACTTAAAGGAATTAAGAGAAGTTATATTCGATAAACCTGAAAAACAATCTTATTCTAATGTTGATACTGTGGAACGATTTAATGAGAATTTCCAATTGGTAGATCGATCAAGATTATGTTATACTGTGACACTTGATAATCCATCAATTCAATCGCTGGTTCAAATGACTCCTTTATCATGGGCAACCACAGACAAACAAGTTAAATCATTCTTAGAAGGGGATTCAGTTCAAATAACCTTTGACTTAGAAATATTAATAGGTAAGAAATAA
- a CDS encoding monooxygenase, with the protein MDFEVIVVGGGPVGMMLASELALAKVKVCVLENLKETTPYSRALTVHPRTLEIFDSRGLKEKIMSKGMPISKGHFAVLDTPLDFSTLDSTSNYTVFIPQHDTEIELEKWARSLGVEIRRGEKVVSVRQDHQGVEVVSVSSNGDSVLSAAYVVGADGGGSIVRKQANIPFVGKNSTFTALMGDVVLSNPPESNVISRFSERGLVMVAPVNAQLHRVVMVDPERMDVPKEEPVTLEELRSGLVRILGSDLGITEPFWMSRFGNATLQVERYREGRVLLAGDAAHIHFPAGGQGLNVGLQEAMNLGWKLAAEIHGWAPDWLLDSYHEERFPVSTAMLKNTEVQTLLFEFSPRMIELRNMLSSMLKIPESNYLLSTQISGFNVKYETDAKALPHALNGCRFTELKLRLENGTIRNAYELFHSGTFLLLHLASDECMTYAVDWSRYKHVQVVRATLAEEAPDWKDVHTALIRPDGYIAWAVSKSELGRMETIKKGISRWCGGHGIS; encoded by the coding sequence ATGGATTTTGAAGTCATCGTTGTTGGCGGTGGTCCGGTTGGCATGATGTTAGCGTCGGAGTTGGCTTTGGCCAAAGTAAAAGTATGTGTTCTTGAGAATTTGAAGGAGACGACACCATACTCCCGAGCTCTCACCGTTCATCCCCGAACACTTGAAATTTTTGATTCACGTGGGTTAAAAGAAAAAATAATGAGCAAAGGAATGCCTATCTCTAAAGGACATTTTGCAGTGTTGGACACCCCTTTAGATTTCTCTACATTGGATTCCACCTCAAATTACACGGTTTTTATTCCGCAGCACGATACGGAGATAGAGTTGGAGAAATGGGCAAGAAGTCTCGGTGTGGAAATTCGCCGGGGAGAGAAGGTTGTGTCGGTACGACAGGATCACCAAGGGGTTGAGGTTGTTTCTGTCAGTTCAAATGGGGATTCCGTGCTGTCTGCTGCTTATGTTGTCGGAGCGGACGGTGGAGGAAGTATTGTTAGAAAACAGGCAAATATTCCGTTTGTGGGTAAAAACTCAACCTTTACCGCATTGATGGGAGATGTAGTTTTGTCGAATCCTCCGGAATCAAATGTGATTTCTCGCTTTAGTGAGCGGGGTCTGGTCATGGTTGCCCCGGTGAATGCTCAATTGCATCGGGTAGTTATGGTAGATCCTGAGAGGATGGATGTCCCGAAGGAAGAACCGGTTACTTTAGAGGAGTTACGTTCAGGACTGGTACGTATCCTTGGTAGTGATCTCGGGATTACCGAGCCATTCTGGATGTCCCGTTTTGGGAATGCGACCCTTCAAGTAGAGCGTTATCGAGAGGGACGGGTTTTGCTCGCTGGTGATGCAGCGCATATTCATTTTCCAGCTGGCGGACAAGGGCTGAATGTAGGGTTACAGGAAGCCATGAATCTTGGCTGGAAGCTGGCTGCCGAGATTCACGGCTGGGCTCCGGATTGGCTTCTGGACAGCTATCACGAAGAACGTTTCCCTGTTAGTACTGCTATGCTTAAAAATACCGAGGTTCAAACCCTGTTGTTTGAATTCTCACCAAGGATGATAGAGTTGCGGAATATGCTGTCCAGCATGCTTAAAATACCTGAGTCCAATTATCTGTTATCTACCCAAATCTCCGGATTTAATGTTAAATATGAAACGGATGCGAAGGCGCTGCCACACGCGTTAAACGGTTGCCGTTTCACAGAATTGAAGCTGCGGCTGGAGAACGGCACAATCCGAAATGCCTATGAGTTGTTTCACTCGGGCACCTTCCTCTTGCTTCATCTGGCTTCGGATGAATGCATGACTTACGCCGTTGATTGGTCTAGATACAAGCATGTTCAAGTTGTACGTGCCACGCTTGCCGAGGAAGCTCCAGACTGGAAAGACGTTCATACAGCGTTGATTCGTCCTGATGGATATATCGCGTGGGCGGTTTCTAAATCGGAACTGGGTCGCATGGAAACCATCAAGAAGGGAATCAGCCGTTGGTGCGGTGGACATGGTATTTCATAA
- a CDS encoding SMI1/KNR4 family protein — MNKINWKYDEGLVGEKAVKKTEELLNTRLPEDFKKIATENDCGVPHPGRYSFNDGVMVFGQLFSIDPKRDNNIVEVTRIGRSEHGMSDNIVAFADDPAGNFLCFDYSQLNNGYPAIIFWDHEIEGGDPETICSTFTELLNMFHEDVDEKK; from the coding sequence ATGAATAAAATTAATTGGAAATATGATGAAGGACTTGTTGGGGAAAAGGCAGTAAAGAAAACAGAGGAGTTACTGAATACCAGGTTACCAGAAGACTTTAAAAAAATAGCAACGGAAAATGATTGTGGAGTACCTCATCCAGGTCGCTATTCTTTCAACGATGGTGTCATGGTTTTTGGTCAACTGTTCAGTATAGATCCCAAAAGAGATAATAATATTGTTGAGGTGACTCGTATTGGACGTTCTGAACACGGTATGTCGGATAATATCGTTGCTTTTGCAGATGACCCAGCTGGGAATTTTCTGTGCTTCGATTATAGCCAGCTTAATAATGGATATCCAGCAATCATCTTTTGGGATCATGAAATAGAGGGTGGGGATCCAGAAACGATTTGCAGCACATTCACAGAACTACTTAATATGTTTCACGAAGATGTTGACGAAAAAAAATAA
- a CDS encoding SMI1/KNR4 family protein — protein sequence MEWLKLDEPLSEREITQVEDQLGLKLPEDYVKWIRQYEGPESDFVSVDVNGEPHDVEGFYGPESLVDEMNLIFESREEYKGHGIIIPFAIDSILSKYCFFYPKGSQEPSGVFFRSRDVDLSDIFEGNDIKKSLYISQTFQGFLDKLYIDEDWI from the coding sequence ATGGAATGGTTGAAACTAGATGAACCCCTTTCTGAAAGGGAGATTACTCAAGTTGAGGATCAATTGGGGTTGAAGCTACCGGAAGATTATGTAAAGTGGATTAGGCAATATGAGGGTCCCGAAAGCGACTTCGTTTCGGTTGATGTTAATGGTGAACCGCACGATGTAGAGGGGTTTTATGGTCCCGAAAGTCTTGTAGATGAAATGAACTTGATTTTCGAAAGTAGAGAGGAATACAAAGGACATGGTATAATCATTCCTTTCGCTATTGATTCGATTTTAAGTAAGTATTGCTTCTTCTATCCTAAAGGGAGTCAGGAGCCTTCGGGTGTCTTTTTTAGATCACGTGATGTTGACCTTTCAGATATATTTGAGGGGAATGACATAAAAAAATCACTCTACATCAGTCAAACATTCCAGGGCTTCTTAGATAAACTGTATATCGATGAGGATTGGATATAA
- a CDS encoding HNH endonuclease, whose translation MVASIEQHIACINEESTCQKGGANENKTGSNVKPHDSNPPDNKNGESSFWDTLGNTVSDGWNQTKKVAGDAWGRIKQEVKEETESLKGTSFKERMKKSIQWSLEWIPGISGISTDIKKLTGFNLIEWISENPGSTLLNAAGIALIFVPGGQGAGAATFINIARTLGWGIVGGSGVGGIVAGLTGGDISDGILYGGLAGLVGGGVGGGVYRGAASFFSRYGGSLVQKWLPGSLGGGSGAFADMATFEWLTQGKVDWKKAGLTGAMIGALTFGGGMFLDKAGPAIGQAMKQFGFNVNIGADGTIAMPWVREAEENVRKSSGSGGTQTPFKARKPPKLSQGDPNFSFKSEWDEKTKELWVTTSDGRKFKVNYGEKRNTVETKTTKEGNTYTVSYDGDAFPDFSPYAVKSKNGEPIEIILPDDTLVGPSSDQTRYTTQLLKEKYPNWRTEFGFTESQIASIEKNKGSIGPGIFKNSAEQLTWHHDKETGKLILVPYDLNNTFQHSGGHQFWGSQK comes from the coding sequence ATGGTGGCCAGCATTGAACAGCATATTGCTTGTATCAATGAAGAGTCGACGTGTCAAAAAGGGGGAGCAAATGAAAATAAAACGGGATCCAATGTAAAGCCCCACGATTCAAATCCTCCTGATAACAAAAATGGCGAAAGTAGTTTTTGGGATACTCTAGGTAATACCGTTTCAGATGGATGGAACCAAACGAAAAAAGTTGCAGGTGATGCTTGGGGGAGGATTAAACAGGAGGTTAAAGAAGAGACTGAAAGTTTGAAAGGTACCAGCTTCAAAGAAAGAATGAAGAAGTCGATTCAGTGGTCATTAGAATGGATACCGGGTATATCCGGTATATCAACTGATATTAAAAAGTTGACCGGTTTTAATTTAATTGAGTGGATTTCCGAGAATCCAGGATCGACTTTGCTCAATGCTGCTGGAATTGCGTTGATATTTGTTCCTGGAGGACAAGGTGCAGGAGCTGCGACTTTTATCAACATAGCCCGTACTTTGGGTTGGGGAATCGTTGGTGGTAGCGGCGTGGGTGGAATTGTTGCCGGGCTTACTGGTGGAGATATATCCGACGGCATCTTATATGGTGGGTTGGCTGGACTAGTAGGTGGAGGAGTAGGCGGTGGGGTCTATCGTGGGGCGGCTTCCTTTTTTAGCCGTTACGGTGGTTCCTTAGTGCAAAAATGGTTACCCGGATCGCTAGGGGGAGGCAGTGGTGCTTTTGCCGATATGGCCACTTTTGAATGGTTGACCCAGGGGAAAGTGGATTGGAAGAAGGCAGGACTTACAGGTGCCATGATCGGTGCCCTTACCTTTGGTGGGGGAATGTTCCTCGATAAAGCAGGGCCAGCCATTGGTCAGGCGATGAAGCAGTTTGGGTTCAATGTTAACATCGGAGCCGACGGAACCATTGCCATGCCTTGGGTGCGTGAGGCGGAGGAAAATGTAAGGAAATCATCAGGTAGTGGTGGGACACAAACCCCGTTTAAAGCTCGTAAGCCGCCAAAGTTGAGTCAAGGTGATCCAAATTTCTCTTTTAAAAGTGAATGGGATGAAAAAACTAAGGAGCTTTGGGTAACCACCAGTGATGGCCGAAAATTTAAGGTTAACTATGGTGAGAAAAGAAATACTGTTGAGACTAAGACCACAAAAGAAGGAAATACTTATACTGTTAGTTATGATGGAGACGCTTTCCCTGATTTTTCTCCCTATGCAGTTAAGAGTAAAAATGGAGAGCCAATAGAAATTATTCTTCCAGATGATACATTAGTTGGTCCTTCTAGTGATCAAACAAGATATACTACACAGCTACTCAAAGAAAAATACCCTAATTGGAGAACAGAATTTGGATTTACAGAGTCTCAAATTGCTTCTATTGAAAAAAACAAAGGTTCAATTGGGCCAGGAATATTTAAAAATTCCGCTGAACAGTTAACATGGCACCATGATAAAGAAACTGGTAAGCTGATTTTAGTTCCGTATGATCTAAACAATACTTTCCAGCATTCTGGTGGGCATCAGTTTTGGGGCAGTCAAAAGTAA
- a CDS encoding ParB N-terminal domain-containing protein: MNVKMMRIDLLEPSHYNFRKDLQHGDPEYEKLKRSIEEFGYVEPIIWNEKTGRVVGGHQCLKVMKDQGFENVQVGISGVEGKSSENRGV; encoded by the coding sequence ATGAATGTCAAAATGATGAGAATCGACCTATTAGAACCGTCTCACTATAATTTCCGAAAGGATCTACAGCACGGTGATCCGGAGTATGAAAAGCTTAAGCGATCCATAGAGGAGTTTGGATATGTAGAGCCCATCATCTGGAACGAAAAAACTGGGCGGGTTGTCGGTGGGCATCAATGTCTCAAGGTGATGAAGGATCAGGGGTTTGAGAACGTTCAAGTAGGGATATCTGGGGTGGAGGGAAAAAGTTCAGAAAATAGGGGTGTTTGA